In one window of Candidatus Omnitrophota bacterium DNA:
- a CDS encoding NUDIX hydrolase, translated as MCKNIPIIKHPGAALIVPFLGNGKVVMLRQYRPVIKKYLYELPAGTLEENETPLACARRELIEETGFSAGKLIKLGFIYPVPGYSTEKIFIYKAFDLKRAKMRLENDEIIERNIVTRGKARSLLKSGKINDAKTICALALCGWI; from the coding sequence ATGTGTAAAAATATTCCGATCATCAAGCATCCGGGCGCGGCGTTAATCGTGCCATTTCTAGGTAATGGTAAGGTGGTGATGCTTCGTCAATACAGGCCGGTGATCAAGAAATATTTGTATGAGCTTCCTGCCGGCACCCTTGAAGAAAATGAAACGCCTTTGGCTTGCGCGCGCCGGGAATTAATAGAGGAAACTGGTTTTTCGGCAGGCAAACTTATCAAATTGGGGTTTATTTATCCTGTGCCGGGTTATTCCACCGAGAAAATATTTATTTATAAGGCATTTGATCTTAAGAGAGCCAAAATGCGTCTTGAGAACGATGAGATTATAGAGCGTAATATAGTTACAAGAGGAAAGGCCCGTAGCCTGCTTAAATCCGGAAAGATTAACGACGCCAAGACCATCTGCGCATTAGCCTTGTGCGGGTGGATATAG
- a CDS encoding flavodoxin family protein, protein MKVVAFNGSARKDGNTAIMIKHVFKELEKEGIETELVQLAGEKISGCIACYKCLSNKDKRCAVTGDIVNDCIRKMGQAEGIILGSPTYFADCTSQIKALMDRAGFVSRANGSMFKRKIGAAVVSVRRAGAIHAFDTLNHFFTIGEMITVGSSYWNIAMGRDIADVEKDAEGLSTMSVLGQNMAWLMKKVFATR, encoded by the coding sequence ATGAAAGTTGTAGCTTTTAACGGAAGCGCGCGCAAAGATGGCAATACTGCCATTATGATAAAACATGTATTTAAAGAGCTTGAAAAAGAGGGTATTGAAACAGAATTGGTGCAACTTGCCGGAGAAAAGATCTCGGGTTGCATTGCCTGTTATAAGTGTTTATCTAACAAAGACAAACGCTGCGCGGTAACTGGCGATATAGTAAATGACTGTATTAGGAAAATGGGCCAGGCAGAGGGGATTATTTTGGGTTCGCCAACTTATTTTGCTGATTGCACTTCGCAGATAAAGGCCTTGATGGATCGCGCGGGATTTGTTTCCCGGGCCAATGGTTCAATGTTCAAACGCAAGATTGGCGCCGCAGTTGTTTCAGTCAGGCGCGCGGGCGCAATTCACGCCTTTGATACTCTGAACCATTTTTTCACTATCGGAGAAATGATTACCGTAGGATCTTCCTATTGGAATATAGCAATGGGCCGTGATATCGCAGATGTGGAAAAAGATGCAGAGGGATTGTCAACCATGAGCGTGTTGGGCCAAAATATGGCTTGGTTGATGAAAAAAGTATTCGCTACAAGGTAG